From the genome of Cytophagales bacterium WSM2-2:
ACCAAGCGGATTTTCCAACTGCGGTCAAATTCGTAAATGCATTACTCAAAACAGGTATTCGGGTGGAGGTAGCGAAGTCAGATTTTGAAGTCAACAAGAAAAAGTATCCTGCAGGATCATACGTTGTGAAAACGAATCAGGCGTTCAGGCCTCACGTGATCGATATGTTTGAACCGCAAGACCACCCTAATGATTTTCAATATCCTGGTGGACCACCCGTGCGTCCATATGATGCTGCAGGATGGACACTGGCATTCCAGATGGGTGTAAAGTTTGACCGGTTTGTAGAAGCTTTCGATGGGCCGTTCGAACAAGTTCCTTATGGTGAGTTGCAGAACCCGAAAGGCGCTTTCGATGCAAAGTCTGCGGGTGGATATGTACTGAATGCAAAGACAAATAATTCTTTCGTTGCAGTTAACGATCTGTTGAAGGAAGGAGTCGATGTTTACCGGTTGACTGATGGCTCTGCGGAGACAAGCACCGGAAGTTTCTATGTTCCGTTCAGCGCGAAGGCAAAATCGATCCTTGAAAAAGGAGCATCTGCTTACGGCATCAAAGTTTCAGGCGTATCAAAGAAACCCGCTTCGGGGCTTGCAAAAGTTTCGACACAGCGAATTGCGTTGTGGGATACGTATGGAGGATCAATGCCGTCAGGATGGATTCGCTGGATCATGGAGCAATATCATTTTAATGCGGATGTCATTTACCCGAAAACGATTGATGCCGGAGACCTTCGTAAAAAGTATGACGTCATTGTTTTTGTCACAAGAGGGATTCCTGCGGTTGCAAAAGAGACTACGACAGGAGGTGAAGATGATTTCGCTAACAGAAGAGAACCCAAGCCGGAAGAAATTCCAACGGAATATCACAACACCATGGGAAAATTAACTGCTGAGAAGTCAATTCCTGAAATAAAGAAATTCCTTGAAGAAGGTGGCAAAGTAGTAACAATCGGCTCGAGCACTAACCTGGCCTATCATTTGAAATTGCCAGTTAAGAATGCGCTCACAGAAATTAATAATGGGCAAGAACGAAATATACCCAGCGATAAGTATTATGTGCCTGGCAGCTTGCTTCAGGTAAGTCTGGATTCGACACAAAACGCTACGTGGGGAATGTCGAATAAAACAGATGTTTACTTCGATAATAGCCCAGTGTTCAATCTCGCTCCAGAGGCTATTGCACAAGGTAAAGTGAAACCACTCGCCTGGTTCACGGAAGAAAATCCGTTGCGCAGTGGTTGGGCCTGGGGACAAAATTATCTCAAAGGTGGAGTTGTTGCTTTTGAAGCATCTGTTGGTAAAGGAAAGCTCTATGCTTTCGGACCTGAAATTACTTTCCGTGCACAAGCACAAGGAACATTCAAACTGTTGTTCAATGAACTGTATTTTGTGGATGAGCAACCAAGACTCAACATGCTCAATCGATAAATAATTTTAAGGGCTAATAAAAAATCCCGGACTTGCTCCGGGATTTTTTTATTTCCTACAGCTCCTTGGGTGACAATTTTGATGTGAATATAAATTACTTATTAAAGTATCTTAACTACTTATCATTAAGTCAATATCCGCTATTCATGTTGTTGTACTTCGAAGTAGCTTTACAGCCGCGTAAACTATTCACCCGGTTACGGGTTTAAGTCTAGTTTAAGTTTTAGAAAAAAAGGAGGAGAGATCCTCCTTTTTTTGTTAGTCACTTTTCGATTGATCCCTTTCTTCATTCTGTATTAAAGCGAAACGGAATGAGTTTGATCATTGGCATTCTGCAATCTTACATTGCCAGGCCTTGGCACTGATCTGGGAGTATATCCGAATCTCGCCTTGAATAGACGGCCAAATGATCCGGAGTCTTTAAATCCTACTTCAACACAGATATCATGAATTTTTTTGTTGGTCGTTAGCAAGAGTTTATTGGCTTGCTGCAGACGGGTATCTTGTAGAAATTTCCAGGGAGTTATATTGAACTGCTTCTTGAACTCTCGTAGAAAATAGTGTTTCTCAAGACAGGCTACAGAAGAGATGTCAGTTAATGAAATTTCGCCGGGATATGAAACTTTGATAAATTCCATTGCATGATTTAATCTGTCTTGAAGATGTTTATTTGCCAATTGTTTTTTCACAAATAGGGTTGGTTTCAGGTCGCAAAATTTGATTTTAGCTTGTAACAAAAAGTAATGACGTGTAGCCAATCCGTGGTGCCCCTGTAGTTAGATGCGTACCATCGAGAATTTGTTTCAAAAAATTTCTCTCATCTTTTTACACAAGATGATACCAGGGAAAAGCTGTGGAGTTACAGGGAAGATTCGCGAATTAGGAATCCTTCAGGAGCTTCTTAAGAAAAAACCAGACCGTGACATTTAAAAATGGGAGCTAATATTTACAAAATCGAAATTGTGTTATCACAGCAAATGTTGCTAAT
Proteins encoded in this window:
- a CDS encoding peptidase, with protein sequence MIRKIYVLALVAISQLAVGQNIPTPKEHFGFTIGDDYQLATYTQTEAFFRKLATSDRVKLVDIGLTEEGRHQLMLIVTSPENHKRLDRFKEISTKLARAEGVSEEQARNLAMEGKAVVWIDGGLHATETVGASQLIQTAYELITRTDAETMRILDKVVILLTHANPDGQELVSSWYMRESKPEKRSLDHLPKLYQKYIGHDNNRDFFIMNMKETQNMGRQLFVEWIPQIMYNHHQSGPGGSVLAGPPYRDPFNYVFEPGMITGIDAVGAAMVNRLNAENKPGYTRLGGSVFSTWYNGGLRTTTHFHNMIGLLTEIVGSPTPAEIPLITSRLVPNNNTPFPVTPQKWHYRQSIEYSLTLNYAVLDYAARNSDHLLYNIYKMGKNSIEKGNSDYWTPYPSRVETVAAAYRNRPKKDEKRQEPTYQSGIMGGFGIPVKYYDSIFKALGKRDARGYVIPSDQADFPTAVKFVNALLKTGIRVEVAKSDFEVNKKKYPAGSYVVKTNQAFRPHVIDMFEPQDHPNDFQYPGGPPVRPYDAAGWTLAFQMGVKFDRFVEAFDGPFEQVPYGELQNPKGAFDAKSAGGYVLNAKTNNSFVAVNDLLKEGVDVYRLTDGSAETSTGSFYVPFSAKAKSILEKGASAYGIKVSGVSKKPASGLAKVSTQRIALWDTYGGSMPSGWIRWIMEQYHFNADVIYPKTIDAGDLRKKYDVIVFVTRGIPAVAKETTTGGEDDFANRREPKPEEIPTEYHNTMGKLTAEKSIPEIKKFLEEGGKVVTIGSSTNLAYHLKLPVKNALTEINNGQERNIPSDKYYVPGSLLQVSLDSTQNATWGMSNKTDVYFDNSPVFNLAPEAIAQGKVKPLAWFTEENPLRSGWAWGQNYLKGGVVAFEASVGKGKLYAFGPEITFRAQAQGTFKLLFNELYFVDEQPRLNMLNR